The Oryzias melastigma strain HK-1 linkage group LG3, ASM292280v2, whole genome shotgun sequence genome contains a region encoding:
- the mical2a gene encoding F-actin-monooxygenase MICAL2 isoform X2, with product MGKPEEENVAKLFENFIQASTCKGALQAFNVLCRRLDLDPADHDTFYSSLKAKVSCWKANALWSKLDKRMSHKEYKKGQACVNTKCLIIGGGPCGLRTAIELALMGAKVVVLEKRDSFSRNNVLHLWPFTIHDLRGLGAKKFHGKFCAGAIDHISIQQLQLILLKVALIVAVEFHINVEFVKLLEPPEDQTNEGVGWRAAIRPADHPVANFDFDVVVGADGRKNSLEGFKRKVLRGKLAIAITANFINNNTTAEARVEEISGVAFIFNQKFFLDLKEKTGIDLENIVYYKDNTHYFVMTAKKQSLLEKGVLINDYVETEMLLSSQNVNQEALLSYATEAADFGTHYQLPTLKFAENHCGQPDVAMFDFTNMYASENAALVRERHGHQLLVALVGDSLLEPFWPMGTGCARGFLSGFDTAWMVKSWAEGRSVLEVLAERESIYRLLPQTTPENIAKNFDLYTIDPSSRYINLNSTCVRPNQVHHLYITGELYHCSLERAVTIRRPINQKKDWEIRPSRLLTWCKKQTECYRSVSIKDLSSSWESGLALCALIHRFKPQLIDFDSLNEEDHRANLQLALDISEQEFGIQPFTSTEEQSTNEELDKSRVTAFLSKFYELFRGSPLPASETRSLDENKEFNPSKEVRCDDDASSFLSHRKRIPKDEKKTDSTNFIYKRRRTLCPKEVTNLSDNTYVQDKQNLKENKVGTLSTQLLAKFESKSSYSVPKTQLDLCEKFLLFSDHDFFESLPVKTRPPVPPKPSSVTQFEISLRKAAEQLVSPKAPPKPGLHPRHPFTDLKLRHVDQAFTEMKPQPETPEPPAPVPSLHSGICFMRRILHRLREVDEHVSEKRAQTQKVREFHSKSIKEKAVHLRGLFSEDSCDVLKGASVRRVFSQSAEKCHSCEKRVYMIERVRAEGLCFHRECFRCSICSSALPQGLHVFNPDDGKLYCKLHFDQQNNGAHLKRTFSLPSNQFGGEERSGAAEEESACSSTADLQSRPAAAGALYEVCETMALFEAF from the exons TGCCTCATCATCGGAGGAGGTCCATGTGGCTTACGGACCGCCATTGAGTTGGCGTTAATGGGTGCCAAAGTTGTGGTGCTGGAGAAGAGGGACTCCTTCTCCAGAAACAACGTGCTTCATCTTTGGCCCTTTACTATTCATGACCTGAGGGGCCTCGGGGCCAAGAAGTTTCACGGGAAATTCTGTGCTGGAGCCATAGACCACATCA GCATTCAGCAGCTGCAACTGATTCTTCTGAAAGTTGCCCTCATCGTTGCAGTTGAATTTCACATCAATGTGGAATTTGTCAAACTGTTGGAACCACCAGAAGATCAGACGAATGAAG GCGTTGGGTGGAGAGCTGCAATTCGACCTGCTGATCACCCCGTGGCTAACTTTGACTTTGATGTTGTGGTCGGGGCCGACGGGCGCAAAAATTCACTGGAAG GTTTCAAAAGGAAAGTGCTCAGAGGAAAACTGGCAATTGCCATTACAGCAAACTTCATCAACAATAACACCACCGCAGAAGCCAGAGTGGAGGAGATCAGCGGCGTGGCTTTTATCTTCAACCAGAAGTTTTTTCTTGATCTTAAAGAGAAGACAG GTATCGATCTGGAGAACATTGTGTACTATAAGGACAACACACATTACTTTGTCATGACTGCCAAGAAACAAAGCCTGCTGGAGAAGGGAGTTCtcataaat GATTATGTTGAGACTGAGATGCTGCTCAGCAGTCAAAACGTCAACCAGGAGGCTCTTCTGAGCTACGCCACAGAGGCTGCTGATTTTGGCACCCACTACCAGCTTCCTACGCTCAAGTTCGCCGAGAACCACTGTGGGCAGCCGGACGTAGCAATGTTTGACTTCACAAACATGTATGCCTCTGAGAACGCTGCTCTGGTCAGGGAAAGACACGGACACCAGCTGCTGGTGGCTCTTGTTGGCGACAGTCTACTTGAG CCCTTTTGGCCAATGGGAACAGGGTGTGCTCGCGGCTTCCTGAGTGGATTTGATACAGCCTGGATGGTAAAGAGCTGGGCTGAGGGCCGATCAGTTCTGGAAGTTTTAGCAGAAAG GGAAAGTATTTATCGATTGCTCCCCCAAACAACTCCGGAAAACATTGCAAAAAACTTTGACCTTTACACCATAGATCCCAGTAGTCGATACATCAACCTAAATTCTACATGTGTACGGCCTAATCAG GTGCACCACCTGTACATCACTGGAGAGCTCTATCACTGCTCTTTGGAGCGGGCGGTCACCATACGACGGCCTATTAATCAGAAAAAAG aTTGGGAGATCAGACCATCCAGACTTCTTACCTGGTGCAAGAAGCAGACGGAGTGTTACAGGAGTGTGTCCATCAAGGACCTCTCATCGTCCTGGGAAAGCGGCCTCGCCCTCTGTGCTCTCATCCACAGATTTAAGCCACAGCTGAT AGATTTTGACTCACTAAATGAGGAGGATCACAGGGCAAACCTGCAGCTAGCGCTTGACATCAGCGAACAGGAGTTTGGGATCCAGCCGTTCACGTCTACGGAGGAGCAGAGCACCAATGAGGAGTTGGATAAGTCGAGGGTAACCGCGTTCTTATCCAAGTTCTACGAGCTGTTTCGTGGATCACCTCTACCTGCTTCAG AGACCAGAAGtctggatgaaaacaaagaattcAATCCCTCAAAGGAAGTCAGGTGTGATGACGATGCATCCAGTTTTCTCTCTCACAGAAAACGCATACCAAAG gatgAAAAGAAGACTGACAGTACAAACTTCATTTACAAAAGGAGGCGGACGCTCTGTCCTAAGGAG gTCACCAATTTATCTGATAACACTTATGTTCAAGACAAGCAgaacttaaaagaaaacaaagtgggAACACTTTCTACTCAGTTGCTGGCTAAGTTTGAGAGTAAGAGCAGCTACAGCGTCCCCAAAACGCAG TTGGATCTCTGTGAGAAGTTCTTGCTGTTCTCTGATCATGACTTCTTTGAGAGTCTTCCTGTTAAAACCAGGCCTCCGGTCCCTCCTAAGCCCTCATCCGTGACACAG TTTGAAATCAGTCTCAGAAAAGCAGCTGAACAGTTAGTTTCCCCAAAGGCTCCGCCCAAACCTGGCCTGCACCCCCGGCATCCATTTACAGACCTGAAGCTCAGACACGTTGATCAGGCTTTTACAGAGATGAAGCCTCAGCCCGAGACTCCAGAGCCCCCCGCTCCTGTCCCATCCCTCCATTCAGGAATCTGTTTCATGAGAAGAATCCTCCACCGCCTCCGGGAGGTGGATGAACATGTCTCTGAG AAAAGAGCTCAGACACAAAAGGTTAGAGAGTTTCACTCAAAGAGCATAAAGGAGAAAGCTGTTCATCTTAGAGGACTTTTCTCAGAGGACAGTTGTGATGTACTAAAG GGAGCTTCAGTACGGAGAGTATTTTCTCAATCGGCTGAAAAATGTCACTCCTGCGAAAAGCGTGTTTACATGATCGAGAGGGTCCGCGCCGAGGGACTGTGCTTCCACAGGGAGTGTTTTCGCTGTTCCATCTGCAGCTCGGCTCTGCCCCAGGGATTGCATGTGTTCAACCCTGACGATG ggAAATTATACTGCAAGCTTCACTTTGATCAGCAAAACAATGGAGCACACCTAAAAAGGACGTTCTCTCTCCCTTCT AATCAGTTTGGAGGTGAGGAGCGAAGCGGCGCTGCTGAAGAAGAATCGGCGTGCAGCAGCACGGCGGACCTGCAGAGTCGACCTGCAGCAG CCGGAGCCTTGTATGAGGTTTGCGAAACAATGGCGTTGTTTGAAGCGTTTTAA
- the mical2a gene encoding F-actin-monooxygenase MICAL2 isoform X3, with translation MGKPEEENVAKLFENFIQASTCKGALQAFNVLCRRLDLDPADHDTFYSSLKAKVSCWKANALWSKLDKRMSHKEYKKGQACVNTKCLIIGGGPCGLRTAIELALMGAKVVVLEKRDSFSRNNVLHLWPFTIHDLRGLGAKKFHGKFCAGAIDHISIQQLQLILLKVALIVAVEFHINVEFVKLLEPPEDQTNEGVGWRAAIRPADHPVANFDFDVVVGADGRKNSLEGFKRKVLRGKLAIAITANFINNNTTAEARVEEISGVAFIFNQKFFLDLKEKTGIDLENIVYYKDNTHYFVMTAKKQSLLEKGVLINDYVETEMLLSSQNVNQEALLSYATEAADFGTHYQLPTLKFAENHCGQPDVAMFDFTNMYASENAALVRERHGHQLLVALVGDSLLEPFWPMGTGCARGFLSGFDTAWMVKSWAEGRSVLEVLAERESIYRLLPQTTPENIAKNFDLYTIDPSSRYINLNSTCVRPNQVHHLYITGELYHCSLERAVTIRRPINQKKDWEIRPSRLLTWCKKQTECYRSVSIKDLSSSWESGLALCALIHRFKPQLIDFDSLNEEDHRANLQLALDISEQEFGIQPFTSTEEQSTNEELDKSRVTAFLSKFYELFRGSPLPASETRSLDENKEFNPSKEVRCDDDASSFLSHRKRIPKDEKKTDSTNFIYKRRRTLCPKEVTNLSDNTYVQDKQNLKENKVGTLSTQLLAKFESKSSYSVPKTQKRAQTQKVREFHSKSIKEKAVHLRGLFSEDSCDVLKGASVRRVFSQSAEKCHSCEKRVYMIERVRAEGLCFHRECFRCSICSSALPQGLHVFNPDDGKLYCKLHFDQQNNGAHLKRTFSLPSNQFGGEERSGAAEEESACSSTADLQSRPAAGTCSLFTRKQLSWPLSVTRAVCRAPSYLSCCVRRAAQAVAGHLRDNANDYMVLFELLSLSLPLLFVLQEVLLQMHTEAVTDGPSFLQPALFWLQEQVGLI, from the exons TGCCTCATCATCGGAGGAGGTCCATGTGGCTTACGGACCGCCATTGAGTTGGCGTTAATGGGTGCCAAAGTTGTGGTGCTGGAGAAGAGGGACTCCTTCTCCAGAAACAACGTGCTTCATCTTTGGCCCTTTACTATTCATGACCTGAGGGGCCTCGGGGCCAAGAAGTTTCACGGGAAATTCTGTGCTGGAGCCATAGACCACATCA GCATTCAGCAGCTGCAACTGATTCTTCTGAAAGTTGCCCTCATCGTTGCAGTTGAATTTCACATCAATGTGGAATTTGTCAAACTGTTGGAACCACCAGAAGATCAGACGAATGAAG GCGTTGGGTGGAGAGCTGCAATTCGACCTGCTGATCACCCCGTGGCTAACTTTGACTTTGATGTTGTGGTCGGGGCCGACGGGCGCAAAAATTCACTGGAAG GTTTCAAAAGGAAAGTGCTCAGAGGAAAACTGGCAATTGCCATTACAGCAAACTTCATCAACAATAACACCACCGCAGAAGCCAGAGTGGAGGAGATCAGCGGCGTGGCTTTTATCTTCAACCAGAAGTTTTTTCTTGATCTTAAAGAGAAGACAG GTATCGATCTGGAGAACATTGTGTACTATAAGGACAACACACATTACTTTGTCATGACTGCCAAGAAACAAAGCCTGCTGGAGAAGGGAGTTCtcataaat GATTATGTTGAGACTGAGATGCTGCTCAGCAGTCAAAACGTCAACCAGGAGGCTCTTCTGAGCTACGCCACAGAGGCTGCTGATTTTGGCACCCACTACCAGCTTCCTACGCTCAAGTTCGCCGAGAACCACTGTGGGCAGCCGGACGTAGCAATGTTTGACTTCACAAACATGTATGCCTCTGAGAACGCTGCTCTGGTCAGGGAAAGACACGGACACCAGCTGCTGGTGGCTCTTGTTGGCGACAGTCTACTTGAG CCCTTTTGGCCAATGGGAACAGGGTGTGCTCGCGGCTTCCTGAGTGGATTTGATACAGCCTGGATGGTAAAGAGCTGGGCTGAGGGCCGATCAGTTCTGGAAGTTTTAGCAGAAAG GGAAAGTATTTATCGATTGCTCCCCCAAACAACTCCGGAAAACATTGCAAAAAACTTTGACCTTTACACCATAGATCCCAGTAGTCGATACATCAACCTAAATTCTACATGTGTACGGCCTAATCAG GTGCACCACCTGTACATCACTGGAGAGCTCTATCACTGCTCTTTGGAGCGGGCGGTCACCATACGACGGCCTATTAATCAGAAAAAAG aTTGGGAGATCAGACCATCCAGACTTCTTACCTGGTGCAAGAAGCAGACGGAGTGTTACAGGAGTGTGTCCATCAAGGACCTCTCATCGTCCTGGGAAAGCGGCCTCGCCCTCTGTGCTCTCATCCACAGATTTAAGCCACAGCTGAT AGATTTTGACTCACTAAATGAGGAGGATCACAGGGCAAACCTGCAGCTAGCGCTTGACATCAGCGAACAGGAGTTTGGGATCCAGCCGTTCACGTCTACGGAGGAGCAGAGCACCAATGAGGAGTTGGATAAGTCGAGGGTAACCGCGTTCTTATCCAAGTTCTACGAGCTGTTTCGTGGATCACCTCTACCTGCTTCAG AGACCAGAAGtctggatgaaaacaaagaattcAATCCCTCAAAGGAAGTCAGGTGTGATGACGATGCATCCAGTTTTCTCTCTCACAGAAAACGCATACCAAAG gatgAAAAGAAGACTGACAGTACAAACTTCATTTACAAAAGGAGGCGGACGCTCTGTCCTAAGGAG gTCACCAATTTATCTGATAACACTTATGTTCAAGACAAGCAgaacttaaaagaaaacaaagtgggAACACTTTCTACTCAGTTGCTGGCTAAGTTTGAGAGTAAGAGCAGCTACAGCGTCCCCAAAACGCAG AAAAGAGCTCAGACACAAAAGGTTAGAGAGTTTCACTCAAAGAGCATAAAGGAGAAAGCTGTTCATCTTAGAGGACTTTTCTCAGAGGACAGTTGTGATGTACTAAAG GGAGCTTCAGTACGGAGAGTATTTTCTCAATCGGCTGAAAAATGTCACTCCTGCGAAAAGCGTGTTTACATGATCGAGAGGGTCCGCGCCGAGGGACTGTGCTTCCACAGGGAGTGTTTTCGCTGTTCCATCTGCAGCTCGGCTCTGCCCCAGGGATTGCATGTGTTCAACCCTGACGATG ggAAATTATACTGCAAGCTTCACTTTGATCAGCAAAACAATGGAGCACACCTAAAAAGGACGTTCTCTCTCCCTTCT AATCAGTTTGGAGGTGAGGAGCGAAGCGGCGCTGCTGAAGAAGAATCGGCGTGCAGCAGCACGGCGGACCTGCAGAGTCGACCTGCAGCAGGTACCTGCAGCTTGTTCACCAGGAAACAGCTGAGCTGGCCTTTGAGTGTGACCCGCGCGGTGTGCAGAGCCCCCTCGTATCTGTCCTGCTGCGTGCGCAGAGCAGCACAGGCCGTCGCTGGCCACCTGAGGGACAATGCCAATGACTACATGGTGCTGTTTGAGCTGCTGAGCTTGAGCCTGCCCCTGCTGTTCGTTCTACAAGAGGTACTGCTGCAGATGCACACAGAGGCCGTGACGGATGGGCCCAGCTTTTTACAGCCGGCTCTGTTTTGGCTGCAGGAGCAGGTCGGGCTGATTTAA
- the mical2a gene encoding F-actin-monooxygenase MICAL2 isoform X4 → MGKPEEENVAKLFENFIQASTCKGALQAFNVLCRRLDLDPADHDTFYSSLKAKVSCWKANALWSKLDKRMSHKEYKKGQACVNTKCLIIGGGPCGLRTAIELALMGAKVVVLEKRDSFSRNNVLHLWPFTIHDLRGLGAKKFHGKFCAGAIDHISIQQLQLILLKVALIVAVEFHINVEFVKLLEPPEDQTNEGVGWRAAIRPADHPVANFDFDVVVGADGRKNSLEGFKRKVLRGKLAIAITANFINNNTTAEARVEEISGVAFIFNQKFFLDLKEKTGIDLENIVYYKDNTHYFVMTAKKQSLLEKGVLINDYVETEMLLSSQNVNQEALLSYATEAADFGTHYQLPTLKFAENHCGQPDVAMFDFTNMYASENAALVRERHGHQLLVALVGDSLLEPFWPMGTGCARGFLSGFDTAWMVKSWAEGRSVLEVLAERESIYRLLPQTTPENIAKNFDLYTIDPSSRYINLNSTCVRPNQVHHLYITGELYHCSLERAVTIRRPINQKKDWEIRPSRLLTWCKKQTECYRSVSIKDLSSSWESGLALCALIHRFKPQLIDFDSLNEEDHRANLQLALDISEQEFGIQPFTSTEEQSTNEELDKSRVTAFLSKFYELFRGSPLPASETRSLDENKEFNPSKEVRCDDDASSFLSHRKRIPKDEKKTDSTNFIYKRRRTLCPKEVTNLSDNTYVQDKQNLKENKVGTLSTQLLAKFESKSSYSVPKTQGASVRRVFSQSAEKCHSCEKRVYMIERVRAEGLCFHRECFRCSICSSALPQGLHVFNPDDGKLYCKLHFDQQNNGAHLKRTFSLPSNQFGGEERSGAAEEESACSSTADLQSRPAAGTCSLFTRKQLSWPLSVTRAVCRAPSYLSCCVRRAAQAVAGHLRDNANDYMVLFELLSLSLPLLFVLQEVLLQMHTEAVTDGPSFLQPALFWLQEQVGLI, encoded by the exons TGCCTCATCATCGGAGGAGGTCCATGTGGCTTACGGACCGCCATTGAGTTGGCGTTAATGGGTGCCAAAGTTGTGGTGCTGGAGAAGAGGGACTCCTTCTCCAGAAACAACGTGCTTCATCTTTGGCCCTTTACTATTCATGACCTGAGGGGCCTCGGGGCCAAGAAGTTTCACGGGAAATTCTGTGCTGGAGCCATAGACCACATCA GCATTCAGCAGCTGCAACTGATTCTTCTGAAAGTTGCCCTCATCGTTGCAGTTGAATTTCACATCAATGTGGAATTTGTCAAACTGTTGGAACCACCAGAAGATCAGACGAATGAAG GCGTTGGGTGGAGAGCTGCAATTCGACCTGCTGATCACCCCGTGGCTAACTTTGACTTTGATGTTGTGGTCGGGGCCGACGGGCGCAAAAATTCACTGGAAG GTTTCAAAAGGAAAGTGCTCAGAGGAAAACTGGCAATTGCCATTACAGCAAACTTCATCAACAATAACACCACCGCAGAAGCCAGAGTGGAGGAGATCAGCGGCGTGGCTTTTATCTTCAACCAGAAGTTTTTTCTTGATCTTAAAGAGAAGACAG GTATCGATCTGGAGAACATTGTGTACTATAAGGACAACACACATTACTTTGTCATGACTGCCAAGAAACAAAGCCTGCTGGAGAAGGGAGTTCtcataaat GATTATGTTGAGACTGAGATGCTGCTCAGCAGTCAAAACGTCAACCAGGAGGCTCTTCTGAGCTACGCCACAGAGGCTGCTGATTTTGGCACCCACTACCAGCTTCCTACGCTCAAGTTCGCCGAGAACCACTGTGGGCAGCCGGACGTAGCAATGTTTGACTTCACAAACATGTATGCCTCTGAGAACGCTGCTCTGGTCAGGGAAAGACACGGACACCAGCTGCTGGTGGCTCTTGTTGGCGACAGTCTACTTGAG CCCTTTTGGCCAATGGGAACAGGGTGTGCTCGCGGCTTCCTGAGTGGATTTGATACAGCCTGGATGGTAAAGAGCTGGGCTGAGGGCCGATCAGTTCTGGAAGTTTTAGCAGAAAG GGAAAGTATTTATCGATTGCTCCCCCAAACAACTCCGGAAAACATTGCAAAAAACTTTGACCTTTACACCATAGATCCCAGTAGTCGATACATCAACCTAAATTCTACATGTGTACGGCCTAATCAG GTGCACCACCTGTACATCACTGGAGAGCTCTATCACTGCTCTTTGGAGCGGGCGGTCACCATACGACGGCCTATTAATCAGAAAAAAG aTTGGGAGATCAGACCATCCAGACTTCTTACCTGGTGCAAGAAGCAGACGGAGTGTTACAGGAGTGTGTCCATCAAGGACCTCTCATCGTCCTGGGAAAGCGGCCTCGCCCTCTGTGCTCTCATCCACAGATTTAAGCCACAGCTGAT AGATTTTGACTCACTAAATGAGGAGGATCACAGGGCAAACCTGCAGCTAGCGCTTGACATCAGCGAACAGGAGTTTGGGATCCAGCCGTTCACGTCTACGGAGGAGCAGAGCACCAATGAGGAGTTGGATAAGTCGAGGGTAACCGCGTTCTTATCCAAGTTCTACGAGCTGTTTCGTGGATCACCTCTACCTGCTTCAG AGACCAGAAGtctggatgaaaacaaagaattcAATCCCTCAAAGGAAGTCAGGTGTGATGACGATGCATCCAGTTTTCTCTCTCACAGAAAACGCATACCAAAG gatgAAAAGAAGACTGACAGTACAAACTTCATTTACAAAAGGAGGCGGACGCTCTGTCCTAAGGAG gTCACCAATTTATCTGATAACACTTATGTTCAAGACAAGCAgaacttaaaagaaaacaaagtgggAACACTTTCTACTCAGTTGCTGGCTAAGTTTGAGAGTAAGAGCAGCTACAGCGTCCCCAAAACGCAG GGAGCTTCAGTACGGAGAGTATTTTCTCAATCGGCTGAAAAATGTCACTCCTGCGAAAAGCGTGTTTACATGATCGAGAGGGTCCGCGCCGAGGGACTGTGCTTCCACAGGGAGTGTTTTCGCTGTTCCATCTGCAGCTCGGCTCTGCCCCAGGGATTGCATGTGTTCAACCCTGACGATG ggAAATTATACTGCAAGCTTCACTTTGATCAGCAAAACAATGGAGCACACCTAAAAAGGACGTTCTCTCTCCCTTCT AATCAGTTTGGAGGTGAGGAGCGAAGCGGCGCTGCTGAAGAAGAATCGGCGTGCAGCAGCACGGCGGACCTGCAGAGTCGACCTGCAGCAGGTACCTGCAGCTTGTTCACCAGGAAACAGCTGAGCTGGCCTTTGAGTGTGACCCGCGCGGTGTGCAGAGCCCCCTCGTATCTGTCCTGCTGCGTGCGCAGAGCAGCACAGGCCGTCGCTGGCCACCTGAGGGACAATGCCAATGACTACATGGTGCTGTTTGAGCTGCTGAGCTTGAGCCTGCCCCTGCTGTTCGTTCTACAAGAGGTACTGCTGCAGATGCACACAGAGGCCGTGACGGATGGGCCCAGCTTTTTACAGCCGGCTCTGTTTTGGCTGCAGGAGCAGGTCGGGCTGATTTAA